A section of the Citrobacter farmeri genome encodes:
- the dhaL gene encoding dihydroxyacetone kinase subunit DhaL: MSLTRVQIVSWLYRCGEIFSKESDYLTGLDREIGDADHGLNMHRGFSKVVEKLPAIADKDIGFILKNTGMTLLSNVGGASGPLFGTFFIRAAQVTQAHQSLSLNELYQMMREGAEGVIGRGKAEPGDKTMCDVWVPVAESLRQSCEQNLSVTAALDAAASQAEAAAQSTITMQARKGRASYLGERSIGHQDPGATSVMFMIQMLAAAAKE; encoded by the coding sequence ATGTCACTTACCAGAGTGCAGATTGTCAGTTGGCTTTATCGCTGCGGGGAGATTTTCAGCAAAGAGAGTGATTATCTCACCGGTCTGGATCGCGAGATTGGCGATGCCGATCACGGTTTGAATATGCATCGCGGCTTCAGCAAAGTGGTCGAAAAATTACCGGCGATTGCGGATAAAGATATCGGTTTTATTCTAAAAAACACCGGGATGACGCTGCTGTCAAACGTCGGAGGGGCCAGCGGCCCGCTGTTTGGCACCTTTTTCATCCGTGCCGCGCAGGTCACGCAGGCGCATCAAAGTTTGTCGCTTAATGAGCTCTATCAAATGATGCGTGAAGGTGCTGAGGGCGTGATCGGCCGGGGTAAAGCTGAGCCGGGTGACAAAACGATGTGCGATGTCTGGGTGCCGGTGGCGGAGTCATTGCGCCAGTCCTGTGAGCAGAATCTCTCCGTCACCGCCGCGCTGGACGCGGCCGCCTCTCAGGCTGAAGCCGCCGCACAAAGCACGATTACGATGCAGGCCCGCAAAGGTCGCGCCAGCTACCTGGGCGAGCGCAGTATCGGACATCAGGATCCGGGTGCGACCTCGGTGATGTTTATGATCCAGATGCTGGCAGCCGCGGCAAAAGAGTAA
- the dhaK gene encoding dihydroxyacetone kinase subunit DhaK, with amino-acid sequence MKKLINRVEDVLSEQLAGLAKAHPSLTLHQDPVYVTRSDAPVQGKVALLSGGGSGHEPMHCGYIGQGMLSGACPGEIFTSPTPDKMFECAMQIDGGEGVLLIVKNYTGDILNFETATELLHESGVKITTVVVDDDVAVKDSLYTAGRRGVANTVLIEKLVGAAAERGDSLEACAELGRKLNNHGHSIGIALAACTVPAAGQPSFTLADNEMEFGVGIHGEPGIDRRAFVSLDQTVDEMFDTLLENGTYSRTLRHWDPAQGVWQEDKQGKQPLQRGDRVIALVNNLGATPLSELYGVYNRLDARCQQAGIVIERNLIGSYCTSLDMTGFSITLLKVDDETLALWDAPVHTPGLNWGN; translated from the coding sequence ATGAAAAAGCTGATTAACCGTGTGGAAGACGTACTGAGTGAACAACTGGCTGGCCTCGCAAAAGCGCATCCGTCACTGACCCTGCATCAGGATCCGGTGTATGTAACCCGTTCAGATGCCCCTGTACAGGGCAAAGTTGCGCTGCTTTCCGGCGGCGGTAGCGGTCATGAGCCGATGCACTGCGGCTACATCGGCCAGGGCATGCTGTCCGGTGCTTGCCCCGGAGAAATATTCACCTCCCCGACCCCCGATAAAATGTTCGAATGCGCCATGCAGATTGACGGCGGCGAAGGTGTGCTGCTGATCGTGAAAAACTACACCGGCGATATTCTCAACTTCGAAACCGCAACTGAACTGCTACACGAAAGCGGCGTGAAGATCACCACCGTCGTGGTGGATGACGACGTGGCGGTCAAAGATAGCCTCTATACTGCCGGGCGACGCGGCGTTGCCAATACGGTGCTGATTGAAAAACTGGTCGGAGCGGCGGCAGAACGCGGCGATTCCCTGGAAGCCTGCGCCGAACTCGGTCGCAAACTTAATAATCATGGTCATTCAATCGGTATTGCTCTCGCAGCCTGTACGGTTCCGGCAGCCGGTCAGCCCTCTTTCACCCTCGCAGATAATGAAATGGAGTTCGGCGTAGGGATCCACGGTGAGCCCGGCATCGACCGTCGCGCCTTCGTCTCACTTGATCAGACCGTTGACGAGATGTTCGATACCCTGCTGGAAAATGGCACCTATAGCCGCACGCTGCGCCACTGGGATCCCGCCCAGGGTGTCTGGCAGGAAGATAAGCAGGGCAAACAGCCGTTGCAACGTGGCGATCGCGTCATCGCGCTGGTCAATAACCTCGGCGCCACGCCGCTTTCTGAACTGTATGGCGTCTATAACCGTCTTGATGCGCGCTGCCAGCAGGCGGGTATCGTCATCGAACGCAATCTGATTGGTTCATATTGTACGTCACTGGATATGACCGGCTTTTCCATCACGCTTCTTAAAGTGGATGACGAGACGCTGGCGCTCTGGGACGCACCGGTTCACACCCCAGGCCTGAACTGGGGCAACTAA
- the dhaR gene encoding dihydroxyacetone kinase operon transcriptional regulator DhaR, with protein MAIAAADVPEYIRASWLRCGKIMQREFWALPHRAQGLTFDSICRRKTAMLTLGQAALEDAWEYMTPRKCALFILDESACVLSRCGDQETLQRLARLGFTEGTYCAESIIGSCALSLASMLGQPVKTLPDHHFKQALGAWSFSSTPIFDNHGRLSGSIALGCPADDASPADLSLTLAIAREVGNSLLTDSLLAESNRHLNQLYGLLESMDDGVMTWNAQGSLQFINAQAARLLHLDVTAAHGKNLSELLTLPSVLLRAIRHQRPLHHVETTFESQHQFVDTVITLKPIVEAQGTSFILLLHPMEKMRQLMTSQLGKVSHTFAQMAQDDPQTQRIVHFGRQAARGSFPVLLCGEEGVGKELLSQAIHNASERAEGPYIAVNCQLYADQVRDFIASTADDDREGRLSRLELAHGGTLYLEKIEYLAPELQSALLQVIKQGVITRLDARRVVPVDVKVIAATTVDLARLVEQNRFSRQLYYALHAFEIMIPPLRQRRNSIPSLVNHRLRRLEKRFSTRLAMDDDVLTPLIACDWPGNDFELNSVIDNTALRSENGRIHLNHLPEYLFNEHRASESATDRFSASVAFSDIEKDAIIHAARVTGGRIQEMASLLKIGRTTLWRKMKQYNINAAHFKLSS; from the coding sequence ATGGCAATTGCCGCAGCGGACGTCCCGGAATATATTCGCGCCTCATGGCTGCGTTGCGGAAAAATTATGCAGCGCGAGTTCTGGGCGCTGCCGCACCGGGCGCAGGGGCTGACGTTTGATTCTATTTGTCGGCGCAAGACGGCGATGCTCACGCTCGGGCAGGCGGCGCTGGAGGATGCGTGGGAATACATGACGCCACGAAAGTGTGCGCTGTTTATTCTTGATGAAAGCGCTTGTGTGCTCAGCCGCTGTGGCGATCAGGAGACGCTCCAGCGGCTGGCGCGTCTCGGTTTTACTGAGGGCACCTATTGCGCGGAAAGCATCATTGGCAGCTGTGCGCTGTCGCTGGCTTCCATGCTGGGACAGCCGGTAAAAACGCTACCCGATCACCATTTTAAACAGGCGCTCGGGGCGTGGAGCTTTAGCTCGACGCCCATTTTCGACAACCACGGACGCCTGTCTGGATCTATCGCGCTGGGCTGTCCGGCAGACGATGCCTCACCGGCCGATCTGTCATTGACGCTGGCGATCGCGCGAGAGGTAGGGAACTCGCTGCTCACTGACAGCCTGCTTGCCGAATCGAACCGCCATCTCAATCAACTGTATGGTTTGCTGGAAAGTATGGATGACGGCGTGATGACCTGGAACGCGCAGGGAAGTCTGCAATTTATCAATGCGCAGGCGGCGCGGTTACTGCATCTTGACGTGACGGCTGCCCACGGCAAAAACCTCAGTGAACTCCTGACGCTGCCCAGCGTTCTGCTGCGTGCGATCCGCCATCAGCGCCCGCTTCATCATGTTGAAACGACGTTTGAAAGCCAGCACCAGTTCGTCGATACGGTGATTACCCTCAAGCCGATTGTCGAAGCGCAGGGCACCAGTTTTATCCTGCTGCTGCATCCAATGGAGAAGATGCGTCAGTTGATGACCAGCCAGTTGGGTAAAGTGAGTCATACCTTCGCGCAGATGGCGCAGGACGATCCGCAAACTCAGCGTATCGTCCATTTTGGCCGTCAGGCGGCGCGGGGCAGTTTCCCGGTATTGTTATGTGGTGAAGAAGGGGTCGGCAAGGAGTTGCTCAGTCAGGCAATCCATAACGCCAGCGAACGGGCAGAGGGCCCCTATATTGCGGTGAACTGTCAACTGTATGCCGATCAGGTGCGGGATTTTATCGCCAGCACGGCGGATGACGACAGAGAAGGGCGATTAAGCCGCCTGGAACTGGCGCACGGCGGCACGCTGTATCTGGAGAAAATTGAGTATCTGGCACCCGAGCTACAGTCGGCGTTATTACAAGTGATCAAACAAGGGGTCATCACCCGTCTTGACGCGCGCCGCGTGGTGCCAGTCGACGTGAAGGTGATTGCCGCCACGACGGTGGATTTGGCGCGGCTGGTGGAACAAAACCGCTTTAGCCGCCAGCTCTATTATGCATTGCACGCCTTTGAAATTATGATTCCACCGCTGCGACAGCGACGTAACAGTATCCCTTCCCTGGTGAATCACCGTTTGCGTCGCCTGGAAAAACGCTTTTCGACTCGTCTGGCTATGGATGATGATGTACTGACCCCGCTGATTGCCTGCGACTGGCCCGGTAATGATTTCGAGCTCAACAGTGTTATCGACAATACGGCACTGAGAAGTGAAAACGGACGTATTCACCTGAACCATCTGCCGGAATATCTCTTTAACGAGCACCGGGCCTCAGAATCCGCGACCGATCGCTTCTCTGCCAGCGTCGCGTTCAGCGACATTGAGAAAGATGCCATTATTCATGCGGCAAGGGTGACCGGAGGGCGTATTCAGGAGATGGCCAGCCTGCTGAAAATTGGCCGTACCACGTTATGGCGAAAAATGAAGCAATACAATATTAACGCGGCGCATTTTAAGTTGAGCTCCTGA
- the dhaM gene encoding dihydroxyacetone kinase phosphoryl donor subunit DhaM: MVNLVIVSHSARLGEGVGELAQQMLMGGGCKIAIAAGIDDPQNPIGTDPIKVMEAIESVADTDHVLVMMDIGSALLSAETALDLLDPTIAAKVRLCAAPLVEGTLAATVSAAAGADIDKVIADAMNALEAKREQLGLPSSASEPRITPSFSAQDASAKSVSVVIKNPNGLHVRPASRLVATLSAFNADLLLEKNGKCVTPDSLNQISLLQVRCHDTVRLLASGEQADDALAAFSRLAAENFGESLEDTAVAATSTEDIAGNAFCYAPALPPVRQASDLSPGAEQARLRNALDLTLLDLMTLITRVEDNWPGDLAAIFSGHHMLLDDPELFDTACGLLRSEHCTAEYAWQQVLSGLSTQYRQLDDAYLQARYIDIDDLLQRTLRHLLQSPRVLPEFIAPAILVADDLFPSMVPELDPNVVKGICLREGSPLAHGALIAREMGIAWVCQQGDALNEVQTGERLTLDVAQNRVVRERKPL; this comes from the coding sequence ATGGTAAACCTGGTCATAGTCTCTCACAGCGCCCGCCTCGGTGAAGGGGTGGGTGAACTGGCGCAACAGATGTTAATGGGCGGCGGCTGTAAGATAGCCATTGCTGCCGGAATCGACGATCCGCAAAATCCCATCGGTACCGACCCCATTAAGGTGATGGAGGCGATCGAGTCTGTTGCCGACACCGACCATGTGCTGGTGATGATGGACATCGGCAGCGCCCTGCTCAGCGCAGAGACGGCGCTGGATCTCCTCGACCCGACGATCGCGGCGAAAGTACGACTGTGCGCCGCGCCGTTGGTGGAAGGGACGCTGGCGGCAACGGTGAGCGCCGCTGCTGGCGCAGATATCGACAAGGTCATCGCCGACGCAATGAACGCCCTCGAAGCCAAGCGTGAGCAACTGGGTTTACCCTCTTCTGCCTCTGAGCCCCGCATTACCCCGTCCTTTAGCGCACAGGATGCATCAGCAAAATCGGTCTCCGTGGTGATCAAAAACCCCAACGGTCTGCACGTGCGTCCGGCGTCCCGGCTTGTGGCCACACTGTCAGCCTTTAACGCCGATCTGCTGCTGGAAAAAAACGGCAAGTGCGTCACGCCGGACAGCCTTAATCAGATTTCGCTGTTGCAGGTTCGCTGTCATGACACGGTACGTCTGCTGGCAAGTGGAGAGCAGGCAGATGACGCGCTGGCCGCGTTTAGTCGCCTCGCCGCGGAGAATTTCGGCGAATCGCTGGAGGATACGGCGGTTGCCGCAACGTCGACGGAGGACATTGCGGGCAACGCATTCTGTTACGCGCCAGCGCTGCCGCCGGTTCGGCAAGCGTCAGATCTCAGTCCTGGCGCAGAGCAGGCACGACTGCGTAACGCGCTGGATCTCACGCTGCTCGATCTGATGACGCTCATTACCCGCGTGGAAGATAACTGGCCAGGGGACCTGGCGGCCATTTTCTCCGGTCACCATATGTTGCTGGACGATCCGGAACTGTTTGATACCGCCTGCGGCCTGCTGCGTAGTGAACACTGTACAGCGGAATATGCCTGGCAGCAGGTGTTGAGCGGCCTCAGCACGCAGTATCGTCAACTGGATGACGCCTATTTGCAGGCGCGCTACATCGATATTGACGATCTCCTGCAGCGTACGCTGCGTCATTTGCTACAAAGCCCACGGGTACTGCCTGAGTTTATCGCGCCGGCCATACTGGTCGCCGACGATCTGTTCCCGTCAATGGTACCGGAGCTCGACCCGAATGTGGTGAAGGGCATCTGTCTGCGGGAAGGCAGTCCACTCGCGCATGGCGCCTTGATCGCACGGGAGATGGGCATCGCCTGGGTATGCCAACAGGGCGACGCGCTTAACGAGGTACAAACGGGCGAGCGGCTCACCCTTGATGTGGCGCAGAATCGCGTCGTCAGGGAAAGGAAACCGCTGTAA
- a CDS encoding GlsB/YeaQ/YmgE family stress response membrane protein: MGIIAWIVFGLIAGVIAKFIMPGRDGGGFILTCILGIIGAVVGGWLATMFGIGGTISGFNLHSFLVAVVGAIVVLGVFRLVRRD, translated from the coding sequence ATGGGAATTATTGCCTGGATTGTATTTGGTTTGATTGCTGGTGTTATCGCCAAATTTATCATGCCGGGACGTGACGGCGGCGGATTCATCCTGACCTGTATTCTCGGCATAATTGGTGCCGTAGTGGGCGGATGGCTGGCGACCATGTTTGGTATTGGCGGCACGATCAGTGGCTTTAACCTTCACAGTTTCCTGGTCGCCGTGGTGGGCGCCATTGTGGTGCTGGGGGTATTCCGACTCGTGCGTCGCGATTAA
- a CDS encoding alpha,alpha-trehalase, translated as MPTPVFRASASLSLAITLAVSGTLLTFSSLSVNAEEMPDSPPQPPDILLGPLFNDVQNARLFPDQKTFADAVPNSDPLMILADYRMQKNQFSFDLRHFVSVNFTLPKEGEKYVPPKGQSLREHIDGLWPVLTRSAESAGKWDSLLPLPEPYVVPGGRFREVYYWDSYFTMLGLAESDRWDKIADMVANFAWEIDTFGHIPNGNRTYYLSRSQPPFFSLMVELLAQHDGDDALKKYLPQLQKEYTYWMEGVETLQAGQQNKRVVKLDDGTILNRYWDERDTPRPESWVEDIATAKSNPNRPATEIYRDLRSAAASGWDFSSRWMDNPQQLGTLRTTSIVPVDLNALLYKMEKILARASKAAGDEAKASQYDTLASARQKAIEHYLWNDKEGWYADYDLKSKRVRNQLTAAALFPLYVNAASKDRASKMAAATRAHLLQPGGLATTSVKSGQQWDAPNGWAPLQWVATEGLQNYGQNDVAMEVSWRFLTNVQHTYDREQKLVEKYDVSSTGTGGGGGEYPLQDGFGWSNGVTLKMLDLICPKEKPCDSVPEKRPVAGQTSTEPPQKQATP; from the coding sequence ATGCCTACCCCTGTTTTTCGCGCGTCTGCTTCGCTGTCATTGGCCATAACATTAGCGGTTTCCGGTACGCTTCTGACCTTCTCTTCTCTGTCGGTTAACGCCGAAGAGATGCCGGACTCTCCTCCGCAACCACCGGATATTCTGCTCGGTCCCCTGTTTAACGATGTGCAAAATGCCAGACTGTTTCCCGATCAGAAAACCTTTGCCGATGCCGTGCCTAACAGCGATCCACTGATGATCCTCGCGGATTATCGGATGCAAAAGAATCAGTTCAGTTTCGATTTACGCCACTTCGTGAGCGTCAACTTTACGCTGCCGAAGGAAGGGGAAAAGTATGTTCCTCCGAAAGGGCAATCCCTGCGTGAACATATCGACGGGCTGTGGCCAGTGTTAACCCGCTCTGCCGAAAGCGCAGGAAAGTGGGATTCACTGCTGCCATTGCCTGAACCTTACGTGGTTCCTGGTGGGCGCTTTCGGGAAGTCTATTACTGGGACAGTTACTTCACTATGCTGGGACTTGCCGAAAGCGATCGCTGGGACAAAATTGCCGATATGGTGGCGAATTTCGCCTGGGAGATTGATACCTTCGGCCATATCCCGAACGGTAACCGCACCTATTATCTGAGCCGTTCGCAACCGCCGTTTTTCTCGCTAATGGTAGAACTGCTGGCGCAGCATGACGGCGACGATGCGCTGAAAAAATACCTGCCTCAGTTGCAAAAAGAGTACACATACTGGATGGAAGGCGTTGAAACGCTGCAGGCAGGTCAACAGAACAAGCGGGTGGTGAAACTGGACGATGGCACCATTCTGAACCGCTACTGGGATGAACGGGACACACCGCGCCCGGAATCCTGGGTTGAGGATATCGCCACGGCGAAAAGCAATCCGAACCGTCCGGCGACTGAAATTTATCGCGATTTACGGTCGGCTGCGGCTTCCGGCTGGGATTTCAGTTCACGCTGGATGGATAATCCGCAGCAACTTGGCACACTGCGGACCACCAGCATTGTTCCGGTCGATCTCAACGCCCTGCTGTACAAGATGGAAAAAATCCTCGCGCGTGCCAGTAAAGCCGCGGGGGATGAGGCAAAGGCCAGTCAGTACGACACGCTGGCAAGCGCCCGACAGAAAGCCATTGAACACTACCTGTGGAATGACAAAGAAGGCTGGTATGCGGATTACGATCTGAAGAGCAAGCGGGTGCGTAATCAGTTGACCGCCGCCGCCCTGTTCCCGCTGTATGTCAATGCCGCCTCGAAAGATCGCGCCAGCAAAATGGCCGCAGCTACCCGCGCGCATCTGCTGCAACCGGGCGGGCTTGCCACCACCTCGGTGAAAAGCGGACAACAATGGGATGCGCCAAACGGCTGGGCACCGCTGCAGTGGGTCGCCACCGAAGGCTTACAGAACTATGGGCAGAATGACGTGGCGATGGAAGTAAGCTGGCGTTTTCTGACCAATGTGCAGCACACCTACGATCGCGAGCAAAAGCTGGTGGAAAAATATGATGTCAGCAGTACCGGAACCGGCGGTGGCGGCGGTGAATATCCGTTGCAGGATGGCTTTGGCTGGAGCAATGGCGTCACGCTGAAGATGCTTGATCTGATCTGTCCGAAGGAAAAACCGTGCGATAGTGTGCCGGAAAAACGCCCTGTCGCCGGCCAGACGTCCACTGAACCGCCACAAAAACAGGCAACGCCATAA
- the ycgR gene encoding flagellar brake protein YcgR yields MSHYNEQFLKQNPLAVLGVLRDLNSNQVPLRVSWRGGQFISKILDVSAERLVMDFGSQQNENLAVQKARNITFTAETQGAKVEFTLEQLHSGEYQQLPAFITPLPPALWFVQRREYFRIGAPLHPPYGCTAQMPDNSTLRFRLYDLSLGGMGALLEGPKPSGLAEGMRFSQIALDMGEWGMFHFDAQLISVTERKVIDGKNETISTPRLSFRFLNVGPAVERELQRIIFSLEREARQKSNKVRD; encoded by the coding sequence GTGAGTCATTATAATGAGCAGTTTCTGAAGCAAAATCCATTGGCGGTATTGGGCGTTCTTCGTGATTTAAACAGCAATCAGGTGCCTTTGCGCGTCTCCTGGCGCGGCGGACAATTTATCAGCAAGATCCTTGACGTCTCGGCTGAAAGGCTGGTGATGGACTTTGGCAGTCAGCAAAACGAAAACCTCGCCGTGCAGAAGGCGCGCAATATTACCTTTACCGCGGAAACCCAGGGCGCGAAGGTCGAGTTTACCCTTGAGCAGTTACATAGTGGTGAGTATCAGCAACTTCCGGCCTTTATCACCCCACTTCCTCCGGCACTGTGGTTTGTCCAGCGACGAGAATATTTTCGTATTGGCGCGCCGCTCCATCCCCCCTACGGTTGTACCGCGCAGATGCCAGATAACAGCACCCTGCGTTTTCGTCTGTACGATCTTTCTCTCGGCGGAATGGGCGCACTGCTGGAAGGTCCAAAACCCTCAGGACTCGCGGAAGGGATGCGTTTTTCGCAGATTGCGTTGGATATGGGGGAATGGGGGATGTTTCACTTTGATGCGCAATTGATCTCCGTAACCGAACGCAAAGTGATTGATGGGAAAAATGAGACGATTTCCACTCCCCGCCTGAGCTTTCGTTTTCTCAACGTCGGCCCGGCGGTGGAGCGGGAACTTCAGCGGATTATCTTTTCCCTCGAGCGCGAGGCACGGCAGAAATCAAATAAAGTGCGCGACTAA
- a CDS encoding TonB-dependent siderophore receptor, translated as MTTSCFRLCALSGCISLALATPSYAADSGESTIVVSATGQESLLPAWTNSATKSAVPESKTPQVINTIDNHEIALRHANSVNEILRYAPGVSTEVRGNTSYMSEYKIRGFSVDQEYYNGLQLPYNVTGNTKARIDPLLVESVDILKGPASVLYGNGSPGGLVNIQGKKPQAEQKTEIGFNTGTRNLKEGYLDSTGKISDSDWNYRLLGKATEGDDQPHTTRYEDYLLAPSVTWQPDGKTRLTLDALVQNTPSLSPSNPLPIAYLRSGYADRRDYAGDEWSGFKQRQWMVGYHFEHEFDSGWGFSQQARYFDVDTHQRSVYSTGNGSNPVWMLDRFAYTTDEDLKSFNIDNQVTKTVALGDWQHHLLAGFDYQKLDSHYFYRYASATPGIDMRDPDYHQVHTADLGLYTAQKNRLSYQQNGYYLQDQVAFGGLNLLASLRYDDYRSTTTDAMQNDEKTWISQDRVTKRFGALYAFENGISPFISYSEGFKPISPQGTLTVKDVKPTTSKQLEGGVKYLLADYATTLTASVFNIRQKNVLSATPTWDYRQTGEIESKGAEFSVISRPGDNVTLIANYAYTHAINTKDETWEGKRPTQVPENAFNLWGDYTFDATALRGLTMGAGARYTGPMEISPDNQGGKLGGTTQYDLAVSYRVGEVLPSLSGVTLKASAQNITNKETFSCYDSTNCWIGRDRTVQVGASYRF; from the coding sequence ATGACAACTTCCTGCTTCCGACTTTGTGCGCTCTCTGGCTGTATCTCACTGGCTCTGGCCACGCCGTCTTATGCGGCAGATTCTGGCGAATCCACCATCGTGGTATCCGCAACGGGACAGGAGAGCCTGCTGCCTGCCTGGACCAACAGCGCCACCAAATCGGCTGTACCTGAAAGTAAAACGCCGCAGGTGATTAACACTATCGATAATCACGAGATAGCCTTACGTCATGCGAATTCCGTCAATGAGATCCTGCGCTATGCGCCGGGTGTGTCGACGGAAGTGCGCGGCAACACCTCTTATATGAGCGAGTATAAGATTCGCGGTTTCTCCGTCGATCAGGAGTACTACAACGGTTTGCAGTTGCCGTACAACGTCACCGGCAATACCAAAGCACGTATCGACCCACTGCTGGTGGAAAGCGTGGATATCCTGAAAGGGCCGGCGTCTGTGTTGTATGGCAACGGTTCGCCGGGTGGTCTGGTGAATATTCAGGGCAAAAAACCGCAGGCTGAGCAAAAAACGGAGATCGGCTTTAATACCGGTACGCGTAATCTGAAAGAGGGCTATCTGGATTCCACGGGTAAAATCAGCGACAGCGACTGGAATTACCGTCTGTTGGGTAAGGCGACCGAGGGCGACGATCAACCGCATACCACCCGTTATGAAGACTATCTCCTGGCACCTTCCGTTACCTGGCAACCGGACGGCAAAACGCGTCTGACGCTGGATGCGCTGGTGCAAAATACACCATCGTTGTCACCGTCGAACCCGTTACCGATTGCTTATCTGCGCTCGGGTTACGCCGATCGTCGTGATTATGCCGGGGATGAGTGGAGTGGCTTTAAGCAGCGTCAGTGGATGGTGGGTTATCATTTCGAGCACGAGTTTGACAGTGGTTGGGGATTTAGTCAGCAGGCGCGCTATTTTGATGTCGATACACACCAACGCAGCGTCTATTCAACCGGGAATGGTTCGAACCCGGTCTGGATGCTTGACCGCTTTGCCTATACCACTGATGAAGACCTGAAAAGTTTCAACATCGATAATCAGGTCACGAAAACGGTCGCGCTGGGCGACTGGCAGCACCATTTGCTGGCCGGTTTTGACTATCAGAAACTCGACAGCCATTACTTCTACCGCTATGCCAGCGCCACGCCGGGAATCGACATGCGCGACCCGGATTACCATCAGGTGCATACCGCCGATCTGGGGCTGTACACTGCGCAGAAAAACCGCCTTTCTTATCAGCAAAATGGCTACTATCTGCAGGATCAGGTTGCGTTTGGTGGCTTAAATCTGCTGGCCAGTCTTCGTTATGACGATTACCGCTCGACGACCACCGACGCGATGCAAAACGACGAGAAAACCTGGATCTCGCAGGACCGGGTGACCAAACGGTTTGGCGCGCTCTATGCCTTTGAAAACGGTATTTCACCGTTTATCAGCTATTCCGAAGGTTTCAAACCGATTTCACCGCAGGGCACGCTGACGGTAAAAGACGTGAAGCCGACGACCAGCAAACAACTGGAAGGCGGGGTGAAATACCTGCTGGCCGATTACGCGACCACGCTGACGGCCTCGGTATTTAATATTCGTCAAAAGAACGTCCTGTCCGCCACGCCGACCTGGGACTATCGGCAGACCGGAGAGATCGAATCAAAAGGGGCAGAGTTTTCGGTGATAAGTCGACCAGGTGACAACGTCACGTTAATTGCTAACTACGCTTACACCCATGCGATCAATACCAAAGATGAAACCTGGGAAGGCAAACGCCCGACGCAGGTGCCGGAGAACGCGTTTAATCTGTGGGGCGATTACACCTTCGATGCAACCGCACTGCGTGGGCTGACGATGGGGGCTGGGGCGCGCTATACCGGGCCAATGGAAATCTCGCCGGATAACCAGGGCGGTAAACTGGGAGGCACGACACAATACGATCTTGCCGTGTCGTATCGCGTAGGTGAGGTGCTGCCTTCACTGAGCGGCGTGACGTTAAAAGCCAGTGCCCAGAACATCACCAACAAAGAGACCTTCAGTTGCTACGACAGCACCAACTGCTGGATTGGCCGTGACCGGACGGTCCAGGTTGGCGCAAGCTACCGTTTCTGA